The Oscillospiraceae bacterium genome contains a region encoding:
- a CDS encoding ABC transporter substrate-binding protein: protein MKKTKLAALVLAGCIAAMPLAGCGREAAEEAPEGQRMSHLKILGTEGWVPCNNWNEVGEYSAFQKLQGLLAQADLEIEWEVIPTEKYPMMLQTRLASDKNLPDIAKAHTMDDAALLELAKQGVILPINKIVEEYSAGPAREAFDKVFPTVRPLTTAEDGNIYWFCNMQNKFYNGNPNANGSFSIQYRRDWADQLGIPEPETLEEFTEMLRAFREKDANGNQEKDEILFIDPGSFRTAIAQWFDLPTGTIGLDPQNQRITSPWKSPYVKDYFAYLNGLVNEGILDPDVAGNYDLLEQKRAQNKISAIWDYPDAMWNDAAVQPAAPEARYVPLMPLPAVPGVQPAAMSEPGDMVWERYVVTRACTDLKAVARLLDLICSEEYSILTTYGQEGINFVYEKGEIKPLPNLTFDVLKKQRIAEGAILWNGVLPRVQYVNMGTGSDSCDAEKRSVALALVGYEKTYPDQINNFLALPTSEESARINELQENLDIASQELAWKLTLGQIPLSELEKEVEKLDQLGLTELMGIAQARYDRYLEKMP from the coding sequence ATGAAAAAAACGAAGCTTGCAGCGCTCGTTCTTGCGGGCTGCATTGCGGCCATGCCGCTTGCAGGATGCGGCAGGGAGGCCGCGGAGGAGGCGCCGGAGGGGCAGCGGATGAGCCACCTTAAGATACTGGGAACAGAGGGGTGGGTGCCCTGCAACAACTGGAATGAGGTGGGGGAATACAGCGCTTTTCAAAAATTGCAGGGGCTTCTGGCCCAGGCAGACCTGGAAATTGAGTGGGAGGTGATCCCCACAGAAAAGTATCCCATGATGCTGCAGACGCGCCTTGCCTCGGACAAAAACCTGCCGGATATTGCAAAGGCCCACACCATGGACGATGCGGCCCTTTTGGAGCTGGCAAAGCAGGGGGTTATTCTGCCCATCAACAAGATCGTGGAAGAATATTCGGCAGGCCCCGCGCGGGAAGCGTTTGATAAAGTGTTTCCCACTGTGCGCCCGCTCACCACGGCGGAGGATGGGAATATCTATTGGTTCTGCAACATGCAGAATAAATTTTACAATGGAAACCCAAATGCGAACGGCAGCTTTTCCATTCAGTACCGGCGCGATTGGGCGGATCAATTGGGCATTCCCGAACCGGAAACGCTGGAAGAGTTTACGGAAATGCTGCGGGCCTTCCGGGAAAAAGATGCCAACGGGAACCAGGAAAAAGATGAGATATTGTTTATTGACCCGGGCTCGTTCCGAACAGCCATCGCCCAGTGGTTCGATCTGCCCACCGGGACCATTGGGCTGGATCCGCAAAACCAGAGAATCACGAGCCCATGGAAGAGCCCTTATGTGAAGGATTATTTTGCATATCTGAACGGTCTTGTGAACGAGGGCATCCTCGATCCCGATGTGGCGGGGAACTATGATCTGCTGGAACAAAAGCGGGCACAGAACAAGATATCGGCTATCTGGGATTACCCCGACGCAATGTGGAACGACGCCGCGGTACAGCCGGCAGCGCCCGAGGCGCGGTATGTGCCCTTAATGCCGCTGCCGGCCGTGCCGGGCGTTCAGCCTGCGGCAATGAGCGAGCCGGGCGATATGGTATGGGAACGGTATGTGGTTACGCGGGCCTGCACAGACCTGAAAGCGGTTGCGCGCCTTTTGGACCTTATCTGTTCTGAAGAATACAGCATTCTCACAACGTATGGGCAGGAAGGGATCAACTTTGTTTACGAAAAGGGCGAGATAAAGCCCCTGCCCAACCTCACTTTCGATGTGCTGAAAAAACAGCGCATTGCCGAGGGGGCGATTTTGTGGAATGGCGTTTTGCCACGTGTGCAATATGTGAACATGGGGACCGGCAGCGATAGCTGCGATGCGGAAAAGCGCAGCGTCGCCCTGGCCCTGGTCGGTTACGAAAAGACCTACCCGGATCAGATCAACAATTTCCTTGCGCTGCCAACCAGCGAAGAATCGGCGCGGATCAACGAGCTGCAGGAAAACCTGGACATTGCTTCCCAAGAGCTTGCATGGAAGCTTACCCTGGGGCAGATCCCACTGTCTGAGCTGGAAAAAGAGGTGGAGAAGCTGGATCAACTGGGGCTGACAGAGCTGATGGGGATCGCGCAGGCCCGTTACGACCGGTATCTGGAAAAAATGCCGTGA
- a CDS encoding N-acetyl-beta-D-glucosaminidase: MKIVRVWPCGLPQELQAGFAEMAAHEGFVCAENGIRITAHRALQFSARCQDRCLTVGYQNIVQFFRALSYLKENGSAPFSVVRQPVFSENGVMLDCSRNAVLAPHSVCLLLRKMALMGLNTAMLYTEDTYEIPGQPYFGYLRGAYTAQELRALDAYAACLGIELIPCIQTLAHLERALHWPQNDPALRDTEDILMVGEEKAYALIEQMIRAVSGAFRTKRIHIGMDEAWSLGLGNYRFKNGFVPSARLMKEHLAQVWAITQKYGLQPMMWSDMYLRAASPTGEYYHVPDRLPQEVLNAADPGVALVYWDYYHQDPAVYRRLLEVHAQFACPTIFAGGLWTWAGPAPAMDKMRSSSLPALQECQARGVRSVFATAWGDNGGEANLLTALYGMQFYAEYAYTGCTDEPVLAARFNACTGEIADAFFQLSAFNNPPGVLPKTEDPVNAAKFLLYEDPLLPLFTADTAGMDFVRHYRNLETLYASFSSQDSAFEALYRFYEQLARLLALKSAWRSQAPLAQKASAAAAGLALLAQQCARQCSDCKLAWELAWEKTNKPFGFEIIDLRLSGLKGRFETAARQMQRLAAGEIERIETLACPKLRYLTNQEGRFSGCYSWGECISACRI, encoded by the coding sequence ATGAAGATCGTTCGGGTTTGGCCCTGCGGCCTGCCGCAGGAGCTGCAGGCCGGCTTCGCGGAAATGGCCGCTCACGAGGGCTTTGTCTGCGCAGAAAACGGCATTCGCATTACCGCGCACCGGGCCCTGCAGTTTTCCGCCCGGTGCCAGGACCGTTGCCTCACGGTGGGTTACCAGAATATCGTTCAGTTTTTTCGCGCCCTGTCTTATTTAAAGGAAAATGGGTCCGCCCCTTTTTCCGTCGTCCGCCAGCCGGTTTTCAGCGAAAACGGCGTCATGCTGGACTGTTCCCGCAACGCCGTTCTTGCCCCGCACTCGGTCTGCCTGCTGCTGCGCAAAATGGCATTGATGGGGCTCAATACCGCCATGCTCTATACCGAGGATACATACGAGATTCCCGGGCAGCCTTATTTTGGATATCTGCGCGGCGCGTACACCGCACAGGAGCTCCGCGCGCTGGACGCTTACGCCGCCTGCCTTGGCATCGAGCTCATCCCCTGCATCCAGACCCTTGCCCACCTTGAGCGGGCGCTGCACTGGCCTCAGAACGACCCCGCCCTGCGCGACACCGAGGATATCTTAATGGTGGGCGAAGAAAAGGCCTACGCCCTCATTGAGCAGATGATCCGGGCGGTGAGCGGCGCGTTCCGCACAAAGCGCATCCACATCGGCATGGACGAAGCCTGGTCCCTGGGGCTGGGCAATTACCGCTTTAAAAACGGTTTTGTCCCCTCTGCGCGGCTGATGAAAGAGCATCTTGCACAGGTGTGGGCCATCACACAGAAATACGGGCTGCAGCCCATGATGTGGAGCGACATGTACCTGCGGGCCGCTTCCCCCACGGGCGAGTATTACCACGTGCCCGACCGCCTGCCGCAAGAGGTGCTGAACGCCGCCGACCCCGGCGTGGCCCTGGTCTACTGGGACTACTATCACCAGGACCCCGCCGTGTACCGCCGGCTGCTTGAGGTGCATGCGCAGTTTGCCTGCCCCACCATCTTTGCGGGCGGCCTCTGGACCTGGGCCGGCCCCGCGCCCGCAATGGACAAGATGCGCAGCAGCAGCCTTCCCGCGCTGCAGGAATGCCAGGCCCGGGGCGTGCGCTCGGTCTTCGCCACCGCCTGGGGCGACAACGGCGGCGAGGCAAACCTTTTGACCGCGCTTTACGGAATGCAGTTTTACGCTGAATACGCTTACACCGGCTGCACCGACGAACCCGTGCTGGCCGCCCGTTTCAACGCCTGCACCGGGGAGATTGCCGATGCCTTTTTCCAGCTGTCGGCCTTTAACAACCCACCCGGCGTCCTGCCCAAAACCGAAGACCCCGTGAACGCCGCAAAATTCCTGCTGTATGAGGATCCCCTGCTGCCCCTGTTTACCGCCGACACAGCCGGAATGGACTTTGTCCGGCATTATCGTAATCTGGAAACGCTGTATGCCTCGTTTTCCAGCCAGGATTCCGCGTTTGAAGCTCTGTACCGCTTTTATGAGCAGCTCGCCCGCCTGCTGGCGCTGAAGAGCGCCTGGCGCAGCCAGGCCCCCCTTGCCCAAAAAGCAAGCGCGGCTGCCGCCGGGCTGGCGCTGCTTGCCCAGCAATGTGCCCGCCAATGCAGCGATTGCAAGCTGGCCTGGGAACTTGCCTGGGAAAAGACCAACAAGCCCTTTGGCTTTGAGATCATTGATCTGCGCCTTTCCGGCCTGAAGGGCCGCTTTGAAACCGCCGCCCGCCAGATGCAGCGCCTTGCAGCGGGCGAGATCGAACGCATTGAAACCCTCGCCTGCCCAAAGCTGCGCTATCTGACCAATCAGGAGGGGCGGTTTTCCGGCTGCTATTCCTGGGGCGAGTGCATCTCTGCCTGCCGTATTTAA
- the gcnA gene encoding benzene 1,2-dioxygenase, with protein MQQQKNIFPCGALPPRFGEAFEAVARHLGFVRTERGERVQIEQGKNGLLVKKSAQGIFLRWEKPVQLYRAFSILCERWNETEFCVEERPCFETLGMMLDVSRNAVLRPESLKTMLERMALMGMDLGMMYTEDTYEIPEQPYFGWMRGRYSIAELEELDDYAAALGIELCPCIQTLGHLNRALHWPALAHLKENEEVILADDERTYAFLEEAIAAAAAPYRSRRIHIGMDEADGVGLGTHLARFGYEDPHAIIRRHLERVKAITDRLGLSAMMWSDMYFRPDSPTGDYYDSGMPSQKSMDAVVKDVTLVYWDYFHEDKADYAQMFKKHRALGAPTAFAGGIWTWAGPAADYDKTLACAVPGLEAAKEAGVPLVLATAWGDNGAEANLQTALLGMQLYAEFNYGGNYDAARLARRFEVCCGADARAFLRLSAFNTAPGMRSGPMRPVNAAKFMLYQDPLVQLYEGDTQGIAMGEHFAALEREYAAYAQASETYKTLFEFYRQLAGVLACKCEWHERIGPAVRGGDKQTAQRMTERLREAEARAKRLRASWRELWNSTNKPFGFEVIDGRMGAVCARMETACTRVQAWVEGGEAPPELLERVLPYTRTAGGALMGSYAVGEIVSACKIDV; from the coding sequence ATGCAACAGCAGAAAAATATTTTTCCCTGCGGCGCGTTGCCGCCCAGGTTCGGCGAGGCGTTTGAGGCCGTGGCAAGGCATTTGGGCTTTGTGCGCACGGAGCGGGGCGAGCGGGTGCAGATTGAACAGGGGAAAAACGGGCTTTTGGTAAAAAAATCGGCACAGGGCATTTTTTTGCGCTGGGAAAAACCAGTACAGCTGTACCGTGCGTTTTCCATTTTGTGCGAGCGCTGGAACGAAACGGAGTTCTGCGTGGAAGAAAGGCCCTGCTTTGAAACGCTTGGCATGATGCTGGATGTTTCGCGCAATGCGGTGCTGCGCCCGGAGAGCCTTAAAACAATGCTGGAAAGAATGGCGCTGATGGGCATGGATCTGGGCATGATGTACACCGAGGATACCTACGAGATCCCGGAGCAGCCGTATTTTGGCTGGATGCGCGGCCGCTATTCCATTGCCGAGCTGGAGGAGCTGGACGATTATGCCGCTGCGCTGGGCATAGAGCTGTGCCCCTGCATTCAGACCCTGGGGCACCTGAACCGCGCGCTGCACTGGCCTGCGCTGGCGCATTTGAAAGAGAACGAAGAGGTCATTCTGGCAGACGATGAGCGCACCTATGCCTTTTTGGAAGAAGCCATTGCCGCGGCGGCGGCCCCTTACCGCTCAAGACGCATCCACATTGGCATGGACGAGGCCGACGGCGTTGGCCTTGGCACGCATCTCGCCCGCTTTGGGTACGAGGACCCCCACGCGATCATCCGCCGCCATCTTGAGCGGGTCAAAGCGATCACCGACCGGCTGGGGCTGAGCGCCATGATGTGGAGCGACATGTATTTCCGCCCCGATTCGCCCACGGGCGACTATTACGACAGCGGAATGCCCTCGCAAAAGAGCATGGACGCGGTGGTAAAAGACGTAACGCTGGTGTATTGGGATTATTTCCACGAAGACAAGGCGGACTATGCGCAGATGTTCAAAAAGCACCGGGCGCTGGGGGCGCCCACAGCCTTTGCCGGGGGGATATGGACCTGGGCCGGCCCGGCCGCCGATTACGACAAAACGCTTGCCTGCGCCGTGCCCGGCCTGGAGGCCGCAAAAGAGGCGGGCGTTCCGCTGGTGCTGGCAACGGCATGGGGCGATAACGGCGCGGAGGCCAACCTGCAAACGGCGCTGCTTGGAATGCAGCTCTATGCCGAGTTCAATTATGGCGGGAATTACGACGCAGCACGCCTTGCGCGGCGTTTTGAGGTATGCTGCGGAGCGGACGCCCGGGCGTTCTTACGGCTGAGCGCGTTCAACACGGCGCCGGGGATGCGCAGCGGCCCCATGCGGCCGGTAAACGCGGCGAAATTTATGCTCTACCAGGACCCGCTGGTGCAGCTTTACGAAGGCGATACCCAGGGCATTGCCATGGGAGAGCATTTTGCGGCCCTGGAAAGGGAGTATGCCGCGTATGCCCAGGCGAGCGAAACATACAAAACGCTTTTTGAGTTCTACCGGCAGCTGGCGGGGGTTTTGGCATGCAAATGCGAGTGGCATGAAAGGATCGGCCCCGCGGTGCGCGGAGGGGATAAACAAACGGCGCAGCGAATGACCGAGCGGCTGCGGGAGGCCGAAGCCCGGGCCAAGCGGCTGCGCGCGAGCTGGAGGGAGCTGTGGAACAGCACAAACAAGCCCTTTGGCTTTGAGGTGATCGACGGGCGCATGGGCGCTGTTTGCGCCCGCATGGAAACCGCCTGTACCCGCGTGCAGGCATGGGTGGAGGGGGGCGAGGCCCCGCCCGAGCTTTTGGAACGGGTGCTGCCCTATACCCGGACAGCCGGGGGCGCGCTGATGGGCAGCTATGCCGTGGGGGAGATTGTTTCGGCCTGCAAGATCGATGTTTAA
- a CDS encoding sugar ABC transporter permease has product MQTKKCGLFSPRLIKNTKKAITYLVLAFFAFIFFMPFYWMVTTALKSPNAIFLNPPQWIPDPVHWENFLKIFKRMPLNDYIVNTLIVSVMPVLGELFAAPMIAYSLTKVPWKGPKYIFPIILATMMIPWQVTQIPMFATWSKLGLVNTFVPLTLPAFFGWAYYIYLMRQFIKGLPNSVIEAARIDGAGEVRILYTIVYPMCKPVLTTITVLIFMGCWNDLNGPLLFLQDSSKYTLSIGLQMFLTGTQNEWDLLMAASALFTLPLVVIFFLAQKQILGGISTTSGLK; this is encoded by the coding sequence ATGCAGACAAAAAAATGCGGCCTTTTTTCTCCCCGATTGATCAAGAACACAAAAAAGGCAATTACATACCTTGTGCTGGCGTTTTTTGCATTTATCTTTTTTATGCCGTTCTACTGGATGGTGACCACGGCCCTGAAATCCCCCAATGCGATTTTTCTGAATCCGCCGCAGTGGATCCCCGATCCCGTGCACTGGGAAAACTTTTTAAAGATTTTCAAGCGCATGCCGCTGAACGATTACATTGTGAACACCCTGATCGTTTCGGTGATGCCGGTGCTGGGGGAACTGTTTGCGGCGCCCATGATCGCCTATTCCCTGACCAAGGTGCCCTGGAAAGGCCCCAAATACATTTTCCCCATCATTCTGGCGACCATGATGATCCCCTGGCAGGTCACCCAGATCCCCATGTTTGCGACATGGAGCAAATTGGGCCTGGTAAACACCTTTGTTCCCCTTACCCTGCCGGCGTTTTTCGGCTGGGCGTACTACATCTATTTGATGCGCCAGTTTATCAAAGGGCTGCCCAACAGCGTGATTGAGGCGGCCCGCATCGACGGCGCGGGCGAGGTGCGCATTTTGTATACCATTGTGTACCCCATGTGCAAGCCGGTTTTAACAACCATTACCGTTTTGATTTTTATGGGCTGCTGGAACGATTTGAACGGCCCCCTGCTGTTTTTGCAGGACAGCAGCAAATACACCCTGTCGATCGGTTTGCAGATGTTCCTTACCGGAACGCAGAACGAATGGGATCTGCTGATGGCGGCAAGCGCCCTGTTTACACTGCCGCTTGTGGTTATTTTCTTTCTGGCGCAAAAGCAGATCCTGGGCGGCATTTCCACAACCTCGGGTTTGAAATAA
- a CDS encoding spermidine/putrescine ABC transporter permease, producing the protein MKLSAAKKPHIKHRATKRERRFFWLGMLFVSPWLIGFLVFNVFPICSAIYYSFTDYSVFTAPKWIGLENYKELFGDKLIWKSLLNTAYITVIGLPLTLAASLGLALLLHQKVKGLPIFRTMFYLPTVVPIVASAMLFMWVLNPEYGILNVALHAIGIEGPAWLSDPRFTKLSLIMMDMWRCGGTMIIFLAALQSVPDTFYEAADLDGANGWTKFWKITIPYISPTIQFTTIMGLISSFQYFTQAFVFGSVSQSNVLTPGGPRNSMLFYSLYLYQQGFSYLKMGYASAMALILFVIVMLVSFFALRVMEKRVNYDVE; encoded by the coding sequence TTGAAACTGTCGGCTGCAAAAAAACCTCATATAAAACACAGGGCCACCAAGCGGGAACGCCGTTTCTTCTGGCTTGGGATGCTGTTCGTTTCCCCCTGGCTGATCGGCTTTCTTGTGTTTAACGTTTTCCCGATCTGCTCGGCAATTTATTACAGCTTTACGGACTACAGCGTTTTTACCGCACCCAAATGGATCGGCCTGGAAAACTACAAAGAGCTTTTTGGGGATAAGCTGATCTGGAAATCCCTGCTGAACACGGCATACATTACGGTGATCGGCCTGCCGCTGACCCTTGCGGCGTCGCTGGGGCTGGCGCTGCTTTTGCATCAAAAGGTGAAAGGGCTGCCCATTTTCCGCACCATGTTCTATTTGCCCACCGTTGTGCCCATTGTGGCCAGTGCGATGCTGTTCATGTGGGTTTTGAACCCGGAATACGGCATTTTGAACGTTGCGCTGCACGCGATTGGCATTGAGGGCCCCGCATGGCTGAGCGACCCGCGGTTTACCAAGCTGTCGCTGATTATGATGGATATGTGGCGCTGCGGCGGCACGATGATTATTTTTTTGGCGGCGCTGCAAAGCGTTCCCGACACCTTTTACGAGGCGGCGGATCTGGACGGAGCCAACGGGTGGACAAAGTTCTGGAAGATCACAATTCCCTATATTTCGCCGACCATTCAGTTTACCACCATCATGGGGCTGATCAGCTCGTTTCAATATTTTACGCAGGCGTTTGTGTTCGGCAGCGTTTCGCAGTCGAATGTGCTCACGCCGGGCGGCCCCCGCAATTCCATGCTGTTCTATTCGCTGTACCTGTATCAGCAGGGCTTCAGCTACCTGAAGATGGGGTACGCCAGCGCAATGGCTTTGATCCTGTTTGTGATTGTTATGCTCGTTTCTTTCTTTGCTTTGCGCGTGATGGAAAAACGAGTGAACTATGATGTGGAATAA
- a CDS encoding sugar ABC transporter substrate-binding protein encodes MKKLLAMILACAMALPMAACGNNASSIPANASGTSGEQGGAKDPVTVTVWHLKPEDTEETSEHQRLLRWAEKFNAENTDNITVEVAGAKSPEVILTTIASGSTPDIFMNYWNNAATWSDKGALYDLTEFVNSDEEWNKGDFVDACWGLCTYNDKIFSVPYSMSTTFMVYRPDLLAENGWDHFPKDTDELLQCAIDCTKLDDKGNIVQMGLVPDYYWLDTILWPAAFGGTWVDGDKPDFVNERQLAAYEFQRAIFDEFGYEKVRRFVDSFGAGGTSEDPLFKDKVAMRWLPDSGLAAMVENGKGIDWAMAPMPYPADGKGAQMLTCGVWEVNARTKNAEATWKVLASLTGEENMKYMAEGEHNNGNFMPRESALNHLIDNLDVGDYTKQNAKTLLNDNLTHFPMLSYIGEYLNIISAEMTEAMMGNVSVEDAAKNIQEQVEAVIK; translated from the coding sequence ATGAAAAAATTGCTGGCAATGATCCTTGCCTGTGCCATGGCGCTGCCTATGGCCGCATGCGGAAACAACGCTTCCAGTATCCCGGCAAACGCATCGGGAACAAGCGGGGAGCAGGGGGGCGCGAAAGACCCCGTTACCGTTACCGTGTGGCACTTAAAGCCTGAAGACACCGAGGAAACCAGCGAGCACCAGCGGCTGCTGCGCTGGGCGGAAAAGTTCAATGCGGAAAACACCGACAACATCACCGTGGAGGTTGCGGGCGCAAAATCGCCCGAGGTTATCCTGACCACCATTGCTTCCGGCAGCACCCCCGATATCTTTATGAACTACTGGAACAACGCGGCCACCTGGTCGGATAAGGGCGCGCTGTACGACCTGACTGAGTTTGTGAACAGCGATGAGGAGTGGAACAAAGGCGACTTTGTGGACGCCTGCTGGGGCCTGTGCACCTACAACGACAAGATTTTTTCTGTGCCCTACAGCATGAGCACCACCTTTATGGTGTATCGCCCCGACCTGCTGGCGGAGAATGGCTGGGATCACTTCCCGAAGGATACCGACGAGCTGCTGCAGTGCGCGATTGACTGCACCAAGCTTGACGACAAGGGAAACATTGTTCAGATGGGCCTTGTGCCGGACTATTACTGGCTGGATACCATTCTGTGGCCCGCGGCGTTCGGCGGCACCTGGGTGGACGGCGACAAGCCGGACTTTGTGAACGAGCGCCAACTGGCGGCTTACGAGTTCCAGCGCGCCATTTTTGATGAGTTCGGCTATGAAAAGGTCCGCCGCTTTGTGGATTCCTTCGGCGCGGGCGGTACCTCTGAAGATCCCCTGTTTAAAGACAAGGTTGCAATGCGCTGGCTGCCTGACTCGGGCCTGGCGGCAATGGTGGAAAACGGCAAGGGCATCGACTGGGCAATGGCCCCCATGCCCTACCCGGCGGACGGCAAGGGCGCGCAGATGCTGACCTGCGGCGTGTGGGAAGTGAACGCCCGCACCAAAAACGCCGAGGCCACCTGGAAGGTGCTGGCTTCCCTGACCGGTGAAGAGAACATGAAGTACATGGCGGAAGGCGAGCACAACAACGGCAACTTTATGCCCCGCGAGAGCGCGCTGAACCACCTGATCGACAACCTGGATGTGGGCGATTACACCAAGCAGAATGCCAAAACCTTGCTGAACGACAACCTGACGCACTTCCCCATGCTGAGTTACATCGGCGAATACCTGAACATTATCAGCGCTGAGATGACCGAGGCCATGATGGGCAATGTGAGCGTTGAGGACGCGGCAAAAAATATTCAGGAGCAAGTAGAAGCCGTTATAAAGTAA
- a CDS encoding oxidoreductase, with protein sequence MKRPVTFAVCGFGIRGMEAYSSYQKTHPDEMSIAAVADPDPARRAIAQQEYGVPAARCYETAEALLQQPRLADVLIVATQDRQHVEQAIPAMEKGYHLVLEKPISPSLRECIALREKAHETNRAVIVCHVLRYTQFYGTVKQLLAEGAIGRIEAIEAAENVAYWHYAHSYVRGNWRRTDAASPMILAKSCHDMDILRWLVGAPCKRVSSYGGLDWFKPENAPRGAAKRCLDGCKAKDSCPYDAEKIYLHNEKSGYGCGNREWPLTALCADPTPEKLYQALRTGAYGRCVYHCDNDVVDHQTVNMEFEGGATAVFTMSAFTGRCYRTLKIMGTMGEIEGNMDTNTLVLRRFGQPDRAIGLDPITDRFAGHGGGDAKMMKYVCSLFRDGEPEGEALTNVDASVDSHIMALAAEASRLAGGASIELDRFSEC encoded by the coding sequence ATGAAACGTCCCGTTACCTTTGCCGTCTGCGGTTTTGGCATCCGTGGAATGGAAGCGTATTCCAGCTATCAAAAAACGCACCCCGACGAAATGAGCATTGCTGCGGTGGCGGACCCGGACCCGGCGCGCCGGGCGATTGCACAGCAGGAATATGGGGTGCCGGCCGCGCGCTGTTACGAAACGGCAGAGGCGCTTTTGCAGCAGCCCAGGCTGGCGGATGTGCTGATTGTTGCCACCCAGGACCGCCAGCATGTGGAGCAGGCCATTCCCGCCATGGAAAAGGGATACCATTTGGTTCTTGAAAAACCTATTTCCCCCAGCCTGAGGGAATGCATTGCCCTGCGCGAAAAAGCGCACGAAACCAACCGGGCCGTTATTGTGTGCCATGTGCTGCGCTATACGCAGTTTTACGGAACCGTTAAACAGCTGCTTGCCGAGGGCGCTATTGGCCGCATTGAGGCGATTGAGGCGGCCGAGAATGTTGCCTACTGGCACTACGCGCACAGCTATGTGAGGGGCAACTGGCGCCGCACCGACGCGGCCAGCCCCATGATCCTTGCAAAAAGCTGCCACGACATGGATATTCTGCGCTGGCTTGTGGGCGCGCCCTGCAAACGGGTTTCGTCTTACGGCGGCCTGGACTGGTTTAAACCGGAAAATGCCCCCAGGGGCGCCGCAAAGCGCTGCCTGGACGGCTGCAAGGCAAAAGACAGCTGCCCCTATGACGCGGAGAAGATCTACCTGCACAATGAAAAGAGCGGCTATGGGTGCGGCAACCGGGAGTGGCCGCTTACGGCGCTGTGCGCCGACCCAACCCCGGAAAAGCTTTACCAGGCGCTGCGCACGGGCGCGTATGGCCGCTGCGTTTACCACTGCGACAACGATGTGGTGGATCACCAGACCGTGAACATGGAATTTGAGGGCGGCGCAACCGCGGTGTTTACCATGAGCGCCTTTACAGGGCGGTGCTACCGCACCCTGAAGATTATGGGCACCATGGGGGAGATCGAAGGGAATATGGACACAAACACGCTGGTGCTGCGGCGTTTCGGCCAGCCGGACCGCGCGATCGGCCTGGACCCCATCACCGACCGTTTTGCGGGCCATGGCGGCGGAGATGCAAAGATGATGAAATATGTTTGCAGCCTGTTCCGGGATGGGGAGCCGGAGGGCGAAGCGCTCACCAATGTGGACGCTTCGGTGGACAGCCATATTATGGCGCTTGCGGCAGAGGCCTCGCGCCTGGCGGGCGGCGCAAGCATAGAGCTGGATCGTTTTTCTGAATGCTGA